The following proteins are co-located in the Polystyrenella longa genome:
- a CDS encoding DUF1501 domain-containing protein, with translation MFMMTGKGKAQTCNGTTRRDFLQAGALGAVGLSLSDYLHAKEQGQVDPAKDKKSAIMIFNLGAPSQIDTFDMKPNAPKEVRGPFQPIDTASPEFQISEMFPMHAKVADKFSLVRSCYHTSAAVHDAGWQMLQTGRQFSGGVNTPHVGSVVSYLRGRRTDLPSHVVLPEKMGRGGGNLPNGQSGGFLGKAYDPFELSADPSQENFQVPDLLPPQEIGEVRLDRRRKMREVIDQTVADFEASENAKLLEGNFESAYRLMTSTQAREAFDLTKEPRAVRERYGMTRFGQCCLLARRLVDAGVRFVTINTFLTVFDEITWDIHGSKPFTSIEGMKKNVAPMYDQAYSALIEDLAERGMLDDTLVCNVAEFGRTPKVNPAGGRDHWPQCFTCYFAGGGVKGGRVIGASDPIGAVPAERPVDPGQIAATIFHSLGLNLETELPGPAGRPFMLVDPGKREIHELFA, from the coding sequence ATGTTTATGATGACTGGCAAAGGCAAAGCACAGACCTGTAACGGAACCACACGTCGTGACTTTCTTCAGGCCGGAGCACTCGGTGCGGTCGGCCTGTCGCTTTCCGACTATCTGCACGCGAAAGAACAGGGTCAGGTTGATCCCGCCAAAGACAAAAAGTCGGCGATCATGATCTTCAATCTGGGAGCTCCGTCTCAGATTGACACGTTCGACATGAAACCGAATGCCCCCAAAGAAGTCCGCGGTCCGTTTCAGCCCATCGACACGGCCTCACCTGAGTTTCAAATCTCGGAAATGTTTCCGATGCACGCCAAGGTGGCGGATAAGTTCTCATTGGTCCGTTCCTGCTATCACACCTCGGCCGCTGTTCACGATGCGGGTTGGCAGATGCTGCAGACGGGTCGCCAGTTTTCCGGCGGAGTGAATACGCCCCACGTCGGTTCGGTTGTCAGTTACCTCCGCGGTCGTCGCACTGACTTACCATCGCATGTGGTCCTTCCCGAAAAAATGGGCCGAGGTGGTGGGAACCTGCCGAATGGGCAATCGGGTGGATTTCTGGGGAAAGCATATGATCCGTTTGAGCTTTCCGCTGACCCTTCCCAGGAAAACTTTCAGGTTCCAGACCTGCTGCCTCCCCAGGAGATTGGCGAAGTTCGTCTGGATCGACGTCGTAAAATGCGGGAAGTGATTGACCAGACCGTTGCTGACTTCGAAGCGAGCGAAAACGCCAAATTACTGGAAGGTAATTTCGAATCGGCCTATCGCTTGATGACCAGTACGCAAGCACGCGAGGCTTTTGATCTCACTAAAGAACCCCGGGCCGTCCGTGAGCGGTACGGCATGACCCGTTTCGGCCAGTGTTGTCTTCTCGCCCGACGATTGGTTGATGCTGGGGTTCGGTTTGTCACGATCAATACGTTCTTGACAGTCTTTGACGAAATCACCTGGGACATTCACGGTTCAAAACCATTTACTTCCATCGAAGGAATGAAAAAGAATGTCGCCCCCATGTATGACCAGGCTTACAGTGCCCTTATCGAAGACCTCGCCGAGCGTGGCATGCTGGACGATACATTGGTCTGCAATGTCGCTGAATTCGGAAGGACTCCCAAAGTAAACCCGGCGGGTGGTCGCGACCACTGGCCGCAATGTTTCACCTGTTATTTTGCCGGAGGAGGCGTGAAGGGTGGACGCGTCATTGGCGCCAGCGATCCCATTGGGGCCGTTCCCGCAGAACGTCCAGTCGATCCGGGACAGATTGCCGCCACGATCTTCCATAGTCTGGGACTGAATTTGGAAACAGAACTTCCTGGTCCAGCGGGACGTCCCTTCATGCTGGTCGATCCGGGTAAACGTGAGATTCACGAACTGTTTGCCTGA
- a CDS encoding DUF1549 domain-containing protein, producing the protein MIIRLVQHHQYQSTQRARTTRRLLCMGVFVLLAVAFTTKNIVAEETGITVLPETVTLHGQEARHSFLVQKRTGVDLNEQIQSGLDFKISDEQIAKIVDGMIVPVSNGEAVIQISSSDDESQTAEMKVVVTGADQQEPWMFERHVQSVLTKAGCNGGACHGALAGKGGFRLSLRGYDSATDFHTIVKQARGRRVELSDPGRSLILAKPSGGIPHKGGLRFNTDSREYQILSEWVAAGATYKRDTEATMDRLEILPERVTLKADTTQQLLVRAYYSDGTIDDVTQWTKFISANDAVAQVDEDGVVTVVGAGEGAITALFRSQPAIARVTSPYENEVPEEIYAESPRQNFVDELVLKQLQRLNLPPSPRANDEVFLRRVYVDTIGTLPTQEEVVVFLNDPAPDKRVRAVDSLLSRPEFIDYWTYKWADILLLNGTKLRPKALKTYYTWLRDHVEQNTPWDELVREILVAQGSSVENGATNFYALHQEPELMAENASQAFLGLSIGCAKCHNHPLEKWTNDQYYAMANMFARVRAKGWGGEGRNGDGLRTLYVSTKGDLIQPLTGEPQPPSPLDGEALEFDDPSDRRIHLAKWLTAPENPYFARSITNRVWANFMGVGLVEQIDDMRVTNPASNEELLSKLSDHLVANEFNVKELIRVVLQSEAYQRSSEPLPGNEEETRFYSRYYPRRMMAEVLLDAISQVTNVTDQFNEIEFPGADMMDTDFYPDGTRAIQLYDSAVKSYFLKTFGRNQRLITCECERSDEPTMVQVLHLSNGDTINKKLQSDKSIIQLLLQAEMSNEEIIEQAFLKTLCRYPTEEEQQKLASYLAEATGDQRRLALEDLHWSLMTSREFLFNH; encoded by the coding sequence ATGATTATTCGGCTTGTTCAACATCATCAATACCAATCCACCCAACGAGCGCGGACTACTAGACGTCTTCTCTGCATGGGCGTGTTCGTTCTTCTGGCCGTTGCGTTCACTACGAAAAACATCGTAGCGGAAGAAACGGGGATTACCGTCTTGCCCGAAACGGTGACCTTACATGGACAGGAAGCACGCCATTCCTTTCTGGTGCAGAAACGGACGGGTGTCGACCTTAATGAACAGATTCAGTCTGGCTTGGATTTTAAGATCTCGGATGAGCAGATTGCCAAAATTGTGGACGGGATGATTGTACCTGTCAGCAATGGGGAGGCGGTGATTCAGATTTCTTCATCCGATGACGAAAGCCAAACGGCAGAAATGAAAGTTGTCGTCACAGGTGCCGACCAACAGGAACCGTGGATGTTCGAACGGCATGTTCAGTCGGTGCTGACCAAGGCAGGTTGCAACGGCGGTGCCTGCCATGGTGCACTCGCAGGCAAAGGGGGCTTTCGATTGTCGTTACGGGGTTACGATTCCGCGACCGATTTTCACACAATTGTCAAACAGGCACGCGGAAGGCGAGTCGAGCTGTCCGATCCTGGACGAAGCCTCATCCTCGCAAAACCATCGGGCGGAATTCCTCATAAGGGGGGGCTACGTTTTAATACCGATTCTCGTGAATATCAAATCCTCTCGGAATGGGTCGCGGCGGGAGCAACCTATAAGCGCGATACAGAAGCGACGATGGACAGGTTGGAGATTCTGCCGGAACGGGTGACACTCAAAGCCGATACCACTCAGCAATTACTGGTGAGAGCTTACTACTCTGACGGTACGATTGATGATGTCACTCAGTGGACCAAGTTCATCTCTGCGAATGATGCCGTGGCCCAAGTAGATGAAGACGGAGTGGTGACGGTCGTCGGCGCGGGCGAAGGAGCCATCACGGCTCTGTTTCGATCGCAGCCCGCCATTGCCCGTGTCACTTCTCCTTATGAAAATGAAGTGCCCGAAGAAATCTATGCCGAGTCTCCCCGACAGAACTTTGTTGATGAACTCGTTCTTAAACAACTTCAACGGCTGAATCTCCCTCCGTCACCCAGAGCCAATGACGAAGTCTTTTTAAGACGAGTTTATGTCGACACCATTGGAACCTTGCCGACGCAGGAAGAAGTGGTCGTCTTTCTCAACGACCCGGCTCCCGATAAACGAGTGCGAGCTGTTGATTCTTTGCTCTCTCGTCCGGAGTTCATTGACTACTGGACGTACAAGTGGGCCGATATTTTGCTGCTAAACGGAACCAAGCTGCGACCGAAAGCACTTAAAACATATTACACCTGGTTAAGAGATCATGTCGAACAGAATACTCCGTGGGACGAATTGGTTCGCGAGATTCTGGTCGCCCAGGGAAGCAGCGTGGAAAACGGGGCAACGAACTTCTACGCCCTGCATCAGGAACCCGAGTTGATGGCCGAAAACGCCAGTCAGGCGTTTCTGGGACTCTCCATCGGTTGCGCCAAATGCCATAACCATCCGCTCGAAAAATGGACCAACGATCAATACTACGCGATGGCAAACATGTTCGCCCGCGTGCGGGCAAAAGGCTGGGGTGGGGAAGGTCGAAATGGCGATGGACTCCGAACACTCTATGTCTCGACTAAGGGAGACTTGATTCAACCCTTAACTGGCGAACCCCAACCTCCTTCACCACTGGATGGAGAAGCACTTGAGTTTGATGATCCGAGCGATCGGCGTATTCATCTCGCCAAGTGGTTAACCGCCCCTGAGAATCCTTACTTCGCTCGCTCGATTACGAATCGTGTCTGGGCGAACTTTATGGGGGTTGGACTGGTCGAACAAATTGATGACATGCGGGTGACGAATCCGGCCAGTAATGAAGAACTTCTCTCTAAGTTGTCCGACCATCTCGTCGCGAACGAGTTCAACGTTAAAGAACTGATTCGTGTAGTCCTGCAGTCCGAAGCTTATCAACGAAGCAGCGAGCCTTTGCCGGGCAACGAAGAAGAAACCCGGTTCTACTCACGCTATTATCCCCGCCGAATGATGGCCGAGGTGTTGCTGGATGCGATTTCGCAAGTCACGAATGTCACGGACCAGTTTAATGAAATCGAATTCCCGGGCGCCGACATGATGGATACCGATTTCTATCCCGATGGCACCCGGGCGATTCAGCTTTATGACTCTGCCGTTAAATCCTACTTCCTGAAAACTTTTGGTCGGAACCAGCGATTGATTACCTGCGAATGTGAACGATCGGATGAACCCACGATGGTACAGGTTCTGCACCTATCCAATGGAGATACGATCAACAAAAAGTTGCAGAGTGACAAGAGTATCATTCAGCTGTTGCTGCAAGCGGAAATGTCCAATGAAGAGATTATTGAACAGGCATTCCTGAAAACTCTTTGCCGATACCCTACAGAGGAGGAGCAGCAAAAACTGGCGTCGTATCTGGCAGAAGCAACCGGAGATCAACGTCGCCTGGCGCTCGAAGATTTACACTGGAGCCTGATGACGAGCCGAGAGTTCCTGTTCAACCATTAA
- a CDS encoding WD40 domain-containing protein — MQRFLFCLTSLLFILPVNLTAAEIDYQKQVAPILQKYCVGCHNAEDMEGDLELHTFAAMQKGGTNGPVLVAGKGNESLLVQVLTGNADSVMPPEGSEAPTEKEIALLTAWIDAGAKGPAPGTETIMLNVPQIQPTHSYDDPITSLDWSDDGKWVAVSSYQHVDLLDASSLKPVKSLSDFPGKVNSVSFSNDNRFLVTGSGITGLQGEAALWDIATGEQVQSFTGHQDIIYTARLNPTGDLLATGSYDRQVILWDVKTGEQLRTLSGHNDAIYDLEFSPDGSLLVTASGDTTAKVWNVATGERFDTLGQPLKEVYSVLFSPDGKTVLAAGVDNRIRIWELVSKDKVAINPLLHARFAHLGPILSLAYTPDQTSLVTISEDLSIKQWNAKTLDQIQAFEQQPSICTTVTISPDSQTFIVGRIDGTFQQYSLQQVKDSQAEGTAKDIESLVRREVGEMHELTDLEPNDTPDQAATIELPAKIAGTIYHEGTTDEVDFDLYRFTAKKGEQWITEIKASREESPLDSKVEVLDSEGKPIVRTQLKAVRDSWFTFRGKDSFTSNDFRIQNWEEMELNEYLYANGEIVKLWLYPRGPDSGFRVYPGDGNRFGYFDTTPLAHALQEPCYVVEPYPADVEVVPNGLPIFKLYYENDDESRRQWGSDSKLTFTAPADGDYLVRVSDVRQFQGSDFKYELTVRQPEPDFKVTLKGENPTLKRGTGRELVFSVDREDNFEGPIEIQITDLPPGFISSSPIVIQEGQLQALGTIYAPADVVAPTPENAKLAKVTATALINGESVKHEVNSIGEIKLDEATPKVTMEIIPHAGESAINPEDGLLELTIHPGEMVSAYVRITRNEHEDRVRFGSDDCGRNLPHGVIVDNIGLNGLMIPEGETEQIFTLAASKWLPEQDRLFHLKADADDGLTTLPIRLKVRRNSNLAKND; from the coding sequence ATGCAACGATTTCTATTCTGTCTCACATCGCTGTTATTCATTCTTCCCGTTAATCTGACTGCTGCGGAGATTGATTACCAGAAACAGGTTGCCCCTATCCTGCAGAAGTACTGTGTCGGTTGCCACAACGCCGAGGACATGGAAGGGGACCTGGAGCTGCATACGTTCGCCGCGATGCAAAAGGGAGGAACCAACGGTCCGGTGCTTGTCGCTGGCAAAGGGAACGAGTCTTTGCTCGTCCAGGTTTTGACTGGCAACGCCGATTCTGTCATGCCTCCAGAAGGGAGTGAAGCGCCGACCGAAAAAGAGATCGCGCTCTTAACCGCCTGGATTGACGCGGGAGCTAAAGGTCCTGCGCCCGGTACGGAAACAATCATGTTGAACGTTCCCCAGATCCAACCAACTCATAGTTATGATGACCCGATCACATCACTCGATTGGTCCGATGATGGAAAATGGGTCGCCGTCTCTTCGTATCAGCATGTCGATCTGCTCGACGCGTCCAGCCTGAAACCAGTGAAAAGCCTGTCCGATTTCCCAGGAAAAGTGAACTCCGTTTCATTCTCCAACGACAACCGCTTCCTGGTTACCGGTTCAGGAATCACCGGTTTACAGGGAGAAGCTGCCCTTTGGGATATTGCGACCGGCGAGCAGGTTCAGAGTTTCACTGGGCATCAGGACATTATCTACACAGCACGATTGAATCCGACGGGCGATCTTCTGGCCACGGGAAGTTATGACCGTCAGGTTATCCTCTGGGATGTGAAGACGGGCGAACAACTCCGCACCCTGTCAGGTCATAACGATGCGATATATGATCTCGAATTCAGTCCTGATGGTTCCCTGCTGGTGACAGCCAGTGGCGACACGACTGCGAAAGTCTGGAACGTCGCGACGGGAGAGCGATTCGACACATTGGGTCAACCTCTGAAAGAGGTTTACTCGGTCCTGTTCAGCCCCGATGGAAAAACCGTACTCGCCGCTGGAGTCGACAACCGCATTCGTATCTGGGAACTAGTCTCGAAAGACAAAGTGGCCATCAACCCGCTGCTGCATGCTCGCTTCGCCCACCTTGGACCGATTCTTTCGTTAGCCTACACACCCGATCAGACATCACTGGTGACGATCAGCGAAGACCTCTCTATCAAACAGTGGAACGCAAAGACGCTCGACCAGATTCAGGCGTTTGAACAACAACCTTCTATCTGTACGACGGTCACCATTTCGCCCGATAGCCAGACCTTTATTGTCGGAAGAATCGACGGTACCTTCCAGCAGTATTCGCTCCAGCAGGTTAAGGACTCCCAAGCAGAGGGTACAGCAAAAGACATAGAGAGCCTTGTCCGCAGAGAAGTGGGGGAGATGCACGAATTAACGGATCTTGAACCCAACGATACCCCCGATCAGGCAGCCACCATTGAATTACCTGCTAAGATCGCCGGAACGATCTATCATGAGGGCACAACCGACGAAGTCGATTTCGACCTGTATCGCTTTACGGCGAAAAAGGGAGAACAATGGATTACGGAAATCAAAGCTTCTCGGGAGGAGTCACCGCTCGACTCTAAAGTTGAAGTCCTCGACAGCGAAGGAAAACCAATTGTTCGCACTCAATTAAAAGCGGTACGCGACTCGTGGTTTACTTTTCGTGGGAAAGATTCTTTTACCAGTAATGACTTCCGAATTCAAAACTGGGAAGAGATGGAGCTGAACGAATACCTGTATGCGAATGGCGAAATTGTCAAACTGTGGTTATATCCACGCGGCCCCGACTCCGGGTTCCGGGTCTATCCAGGTGATGGTAACCGGTTTGGATATTTCGACACCACTCCCCTCGCCCATGCATTGCAAGAGCCATGTTATGTCGTCGAACCTTACCCGGCCGATGTAGAAGTTGTCCCGAATGGTTTACCAATTTTCAAACTCTACTATGAGAACGACGATGAAAGCCGTCGTCAGTGGGGGTCGGATTCCAAACTAACATTCACTGCCCCTGCGGATGGAGACTATCTCGTCCGCGTCAGTGACGTGCGGCAGTTTCAGGGTAGCGACTTCAAATATGAACTGACCGTCCGGCAACCTGAACCCGATTTCAAGGTTACCTTGAAGGGCGAAAACCCGACGCTCAAGCGAGGCACCGGCAGGGAACTTGTCTTCTCTGTTGATCGAGAGGACAACTTCGAAGGACCGATCGAGATCCAGATCACCGATCTGCCTCCCGGATTTATCTCGTCGAGCCCCATTGTCATTCAGGAAGGGCAGTTGCAAGCGTTGGGGACCATCTACGCTCCTGCGGATGTGGTGGCACCGACTCCTGAAAACGCCAAACTGGCCAAGGTAACGGCAACCGCCCTCATTAATGGAGAGTCGGTTAAGCATGAAGTGAATTCGATCGGTGAAATCAAACTTGATGAGGCAACACCCAAAGTAACGATGGAGATCATTCCCCACGCGGGCGAATCTGCCATCAATCCGGAAGACGGATTACTGGAGTTAACGATTCATCCAGGGGAAATGGTTTCGGCGTATGTCCGTATTACGAGAAACGAACACGAAGATCGCGTTCGTTTCGGTTCAGACGACTGCGGGCGAAATCTTCCCCACGGAGTGATTGTGGATAACATTGGACTGAATGGTCTGATGATACCCGAAGGAGAGACCGAGCAGATCTTCACTTTGGCAGCATCGAAATGGCTACCCGAGCAGGATCGACTCTTTCACCTGAAAGCCGATGCTGATGATGGCCTGACGACCTTGCCCATCCGACTGAAAGTGCGCCGCAACAGCAATCTGGCAAAGAACGACTGA
- a CDS encoding PPC domain-containing protein: MSQSPSLRRMIRKQFARFVRPLPIRPAYLTKSPSYIQFDLLENRTLLSGVTNPVDPPTYQETFNDNDASDFDQNAPADWSINNGEYVVNLSGGKGVGTSTIDFHGFLPQNFEMAADITSVQSSGDWHDGFLIFDYQGENDFKYAGFFTGKNEFVIGHYEGGWGDRLAEVDWDAEGRTIDMGTSYTLHLKVTGNEVELSVDGEAIASATYEDNTSLNGGALGMAAVNSVTKFDNFIIAEEVLAGRSFVPLFENFEDGRADDFVTGNGPLWTVENLGHTFVYESDSSNGKGMTTSVVDVYGTLSEKYIISVDMTQLAASNSWQDGFVIFDYQSDTDFKFAGSFAGQNQWVIGEVVGNIMIRRTEIDWDNSGRTINPEQSYHLDLLVSGNEVDLSVDGEIILETSFPEPLLNTGRSGLMTKNALTRFDNFEVKPMPMDPGGDLDSLYDIGLLTSGFQTQGSVGVDGYGHYDTEDVFRFVINQDSSVRLKMIGHNDSVSFTLFHDKSGDGIYDSNERVESNIVSGQETMVENVPAGEYFIRISSVYTTHDRDYSFDLSHTPIPGLAPDPGETIAEATDLGVLNSPQALYQIMGGSDISDIYRLDLQNHSQLTVNLSGHDEALSLKLYEDINQNGVLETAERLENWSSDSSLVMTEALSSGTYFVEVAPRWEYSNSLYNIEFSQNPLDIPVTDPGDNIATAVNLGILNSPLSASHVLGGSDEMEVYRFEITNDASVTVDIDGITEQVNFYLYQNSNSNTLLENFEDLEYLTPSSPTSIVTDLPKGVYYIVLTPRWDYSNTAFTLNLSQNPLTVSPVDPGNDMASARNLGVLNADKLIRDVIGGRDTQDLYRFEILADATVAIDLSGINEQVYFSLYHNSNGNSLLESFEDLERLSISSETSLIDDLPAGEYYILVEPRWDYSNTAYTLNLSQTPLSVTPTDPGDTIATAYDLGTLTSNLSASQVIGAGDPSDLFRFEILSDLDVTLNLTGLREHSTMELFADSNGNEILENSEGIQFRNSTQEISMTESLTAGVYFIRVARHNDDDSSAFSLDILATASSSAAPISDNIFSDEDLLELV, translated from the coding sequence ATGTCACAATCTCCCTCTCTGCGACGTATGATTCGTAAACAGTTTGCACGGTTTGTTCGACCCCTTCCCATTCGCCCGGCTTACCTGACGAAAAGTCCTTCCTATATCCAGTTTGATCTCCTGGAAAACCGTACTTTATTATCAGGCGTCACGAACCCAGTGGACCCACCCACTTATCAGGAAACTTTTAACGATAACGATGCAAGCGACTTTGATCAGAATGCTCCTGCCGATTGGTCGATCAACAACGGTGAATATGTAGTCAATCTTTCTGGTGGTAAAGGCGTAGGGACATCCACAATCGATTTTCATGGGTTCCTGCCTCAGAACTTCGAAATGGCGGCCGACATTACTTCCGTCCAGAGCAGTGGCGACTGGCATGATGGTTTCCTGATTTTCGACTATCAGGGAGAGAACGATTTTAAGTATGCTGGTTTTTTTACTGGTAAAAATGAATTCGTTATTGGTCACTACGAAGGAGGCTGGGGCGATCGCCTGGCTGAAGTCGACTGGGACGCTGAAGGTCGCACCATTGATATGGGCACATCGTACACTCTGCACTTGAAAGTTACCGGGAATGAAGTCGAGTTATCCGTCGATGGTGAAGCAATAGCCTCGGCAACTTACGAGGACAATACAAGCTTAAACGGTGGTGCCTTAGGGATGGCGGCAGTGAATTCCGTTACTAAGTTCGATAATTTCATTATCGCGGAAGAAGTTCTCGCGGGACGCTCGTTCGTGCCCTTGTTCGAAAACTTTGAAGATGGACGTGCGGATGACTTCGTGACAGGGAACGGCCCTCTCTGGACAGTAGAAAACCTTGGTCATACTTTTGTTTACGAATCCGATAGTAGTAATGGTAAAGGGATGACGACTTCGGTAGTGGATGTCTATGGAACTCTCTCAGAGAAATACATTATTTCGGTTGATATGACTCAACTGGCGGCTTCGAATAGCTGGCAGGATGGGTTTGTTATTTTCGACTATCAAAGTGATACTGATTTCAAATTTGCCGGAAGCTTTGCAGGTCAGAACCAGTGGGTCATTGGAGAGGTCGTGGGAAATATAATGATCCGGCGAACTGAAATTGACTGGGATAATTCAGGTCGAACGATCAATCCCGAGCAGAGTTATCATCTGGACTTGCTCGTCAGCGGAAACGAAGTCGATCTTTCCGTTGACGGAGAAATCATCTTGGAGACGTCCTTCCCTGAACCACTCCTGAACACAGGTAGGTCCGGCCTGATGACGAAGAACGCACTAACACGATTCGACAACTTCGAAGTCAAACCGATGCCGATGGATCCAGGAGGGGATCTTGATTCTTTATATGATATCGGACTGTTGACAAGTGGGTTCCAGACTCAAGGTTCCGTCGGTGTTGATGGTTACGGACACTATGACACTGAAGATGTCTTTCGGTTCGTGATCAATCAGGACTCTTCCGTGCGACTCAAGATGATCGGCCATAATGATTCGGTATCATTCACTCTGTTTCACGACAAGAGTGGAGACGGAATATACGACTCCAATGAAAGAGTGGAGAGCAATATCGTTAGTGGCCAGGAAACTATGGTGGAAAATGTTCCGGCAGGTGAATATTTCATCAGAATTAGTTCCGTTTATACCACACATGACCGCGACTATTCATTCGATTTATCACATACTCCGATTCCAGGTCTCGCCCCGGACCCGGGTGAAACCATAGCAGAAGCGACTGATCTGGGAGTATTGAACTCTCCTCAAGCGCTATACCAGATTATGGGCGGATCCGACATATCTGACATTTACAGATTGGACCTACAAAACCACTCTCAGCTTACCGTCAATCTGTCTGGGCATGACGAAGCTCTCTCTTTGAAACTCTATGAAGATATCAATCAAAATGGAGTGCTGGAGACCGCTGAAAGGCTCGAAAACTGGTCCTCAGATTCATCACTGGTTATGACTGAAGCACTATCATCCGGTACCTATTTCGTCGAAGTAGCACCCCGTTGGGAGTATAGTAACTCTTTATATAATATCGAATTCTCTCAAAACCCTCTTGATATTCCAGTAACCGATCCCGGAGACAATATCGCGACTGCCGTGAACTTGGGGATACTGAATTCACCACTATCTGCGAGTCATGTGCTTGGTGGAAGTGACGAAATGGAGGTCTATCGTTTTGAGATTACAAACGATGCTTCAGTAACGGTCGATATTGATGGTATTACCGAACAGGTCAATTTTTACCTCTACCAGAACTCCAACAGCAATACTCTACTTGAGAATTTTGAAGATCTGGAATATTTGACACCCTCTTCTCCCACATCAATCGTCACCGACTTGCCGAAGGGGGTGTACTACATTGTGCTAACGCCTCGATGGGATTATTCCAATACAGCATTCACATTGAACCTGTCCCAGAATCCCTTGACGGTTTCTCCTGTGGATCCGGGGAATGATATGGCTTCTGCTCGAAACCTCGGTGTGTTGAACGCTGATAAACTAATCAGAGACGTCATCGGTGGGAGAGATACTCAGGACTTATACCGATTTGAAATTCTGGCCGATGCTACAGTTGCCATTGATCTGAGCGGTATTAATGAGCAAGTCTACTTTTCTCTCTACCATAACTCGAATGGAAATAGCTTGCTTGAAAGTTTTGAAGATTTGGAACGCCTCTCCATAAGTTCGGAAACATCTTTGATAGACGACTTGCCTGCAGGGGAATATTATATTCTGGTGGAGCCTCGATGGGATTACAGTAATACCGCATACACCCTCAATTTGTCTCAAACTCCATTGTCGGTGACTCCCACCGACCCCGGAGATACCATTGCCACAGCGTATGATCTCGGTACGCTCACGTCTAACCTATCGGCCAGTCAGGTGATTGGGGCCGGCGACCCGAGCGATCTATTCCGGTTCGAAATCCTGAGTGACCTCGATGTCACCCTTAACCTCACAGGACTTCGTGAGCATTCAACGATGGAATTGTTTGCTGATAGCAACGGAAATGAAATCCTCGAAAACAGCGAAGGAATCCAGTTCAGAAATTCAACTCAAGAAATATCGATGACTGAGTCACTCACGGCTGGGGTCTATTTCATTCGTGTTGCACGTCACAATGATGATGACAGTTCGGCCTTTTCGTTAGATATCCTTGCAACGGCATCGTCTTCGGCTGCCCCCATCAGCGATAACATCTTCTCTGATGAGGACCTGCTCGAACTCGTGTGA